AAACCCTTTCACCTCGTTGTCGAAGATGTATAACTTTTCACATTTTGGGATAACCTTTGACATAGTTTCTAAAAATAGCCTGCGCCTGGTAACATCCTCTGCTTTCTTGTATTCTTCATAGACAGCCAGGAATGCCTTGATATCTCCTGTGGCCTCATTGACCCTTCTGATTCGGTATCCTTCAGCCTCTTTAATTACCTGCTGTTTTTTCCCCTCCGCAGCGGGCAGTATTTTATTCTTCTGCCCTTCAGCATCATTAATGATTCTGTCCCTTATTTGAATCGCCTGGTTTACCGCATTAAAGGCGTCTTTTACGGGTTCTGGTGGGTCAACTCCTTTAAGCAGTACAGTCTGAATGTCAATACCACATTTATAACTATCTAAAATCTTTTGAATATCTTCCTTGGACTTTTGCTCGATCTCCGTCCTTCCAATGGTCAAGACCTCATCAATTGAGCGATCACCGATTAAGGTGCGCATGACGGCCTGTGAAACACCACGAATGGTTTCCCTGACATCCCTTACATTAAAAAAATACTCTTCCAGTGCCTTTATTTTGTATCGGATAACCCAATGCACTTCAGCGCAGTTGAGGTCCCCGGTGAGCATTAATTTCTCTTCTTTTGCATCGGGGTATTCGTAATCAATCATGCTGGAAAAGCCACGTTGTTCAGTCCTGAATCCGAACTCTTCATTATAGATACGTTTGACTTCCCCTTTGAGCACCTTGTCAATGCCATAGGGAACCTTCGTGTGAAGTCCGGAACCGACTGTTTCTCTATATTGGCCAAACCTTAGAATAACAGCTTCTTCGTTGGCCTTTACCGTATAAAAGGCCGTATATCCTGTAATAATGACAAAGATGATAACTAATATGGGCGGTATAAATTTTTTTATCGATCCCCATGGGATATCCTCGAAACGTATTTCTTGCGGTCTTTTGTATGGTCCGTAATCGGGCATATTATTCCCTCCTTATAAAACCTTTGTGATCTCATCTACCGTGAAAGTCTGCATTTTTTTAAGCTTACCGTTTTTTAAAAGGTTTAATCCCTCGTTTTTTTTGGTAAGTCTTCCGATCAGAGTACATACTATACCATTCTTTGCAAGGATGGCAATAACTTCTTTTGTATCCTTTGGATCGAGCGCAATCAACAAAGCTCCCGATGCGATGAGACCGAGTGGCTGGATATTGAATAGTTTGCAAATTTGTTCTGTTTCTTCATAACACGGGATTTTTTCTGTATCAATGACAACTCCTGTCCCTGATGCCTTTGCAAGTTCCAGAATACCGGTGGTCAGTCCGCCTTCCGTTGGATCGTGCATGGCATGGATTCTGGTTACCCTATTGGCTAACAAGGCATCTGAGACGACACTCAATCCCGGTTTGTCGATGAATGCCTGTGCCCTTTTAAGGAATTGGTCACCAAACTTTTTTCGTATTACTGCTGCCTTTTCTCGTGCAATAATGGCCGTCCCTTCAATGGCAATACCCTTTGTGAGCAAAAGGTCATCGCCTGGTTTCGCATTTGCGTTTACCACAAGTTTATCCTTTTCGACCTCACCCAGCATAAGGCCAACGACAATGGGTCGATCGATTTTATAAGAAATTTCGGTATGTCCGCCACACAGGGTGATATTGAGTTTTTGGGTTGATTTAATAATGTCCTTAAAAATTTGCGTAGCCAGTTTTGCATTCGTCTTTCCTTCAGGTAGCAATAGTGTTGCCAGAAACCACTTTGGAGTTGCCCCCATCGTGGCAATGTCATTGGCATTTACGTTGACGGCATACCAGCCGATGCGATGTGTGGTAAAGGTAATGGGGTCCGTCTTGGCTACAAGATATTTTTTCCCAAAGTCGATGACGGCTGCATCCTCACCAATCCTTGGACCTACAATAATTCTCGGGTCATTGATGGGATTTAAATTGAGGAGTTTTTCCAGGAGTTGATAATCAAACTTTCCAATAGGGAAACGGTTCATAGACAATCGTGCAATACCCTTTCTTCTTCGCTTTGTAATAGAATAATTGTAATCCGCAAATCGTAAATTTTGGCAAATTTATAAGGTACTGGTCTATTTAATAAGTGGAAGGGTTGTATGAACTCTCATGTTCAAACAATATCCCGTATATCCTTTAAACCAACCTGTTCGCGACTCATAAAGGGTTCCCCATAATCGGCGCGTATCAAGTTGCCGTAATATTGATTCTTTGCGGTGAT
The Candidatus Brocadia sp. genome window above contains:
- a CDS encoding hydrogenase expression/formation protein; protein product: MNRFPIGKFDYQLLEKLLNLNPINDPRIIVGPRIGEDAAVIDFGKKYLVAKTDPITFTTHRIGWYAVNVNANDIATMGATPKWFLATLLLPEGKTNAKLATQIFKDIIKSTQKLNITLCGGHTEISYKIDRPIVVGLMLGEVEKDKLVVNANAKPGDDLLLTKGIAIEGTAIIAREKAAVIRKKFGDQFLKRAQAFIDKPGLSVVSDALLANRVTRIHAMHDPTEGGLTTGILELAKASGTGVVIDTEKIPCYEETEQICKLFNIQPLGLIASGALLIALDPKDTKEVIAILAKNGIVCTLIGRLTKKNEGLNLLKNGKLKKMQTFTVDEITKVL
- the hflK gene encoding FtsH protease activity modulator HflK gives rise to the protein MPDYGPYKRPQEIRFEDIPWGSIKKFIPPILVIIFVIITGYTAFYTVKANEEAVILRFGQYRETVGSGLHTKVPYGIDKVLKGEVKRIYNEEFGFRTEQRGFSSMIDYEYPDAKEEKLMLTGDLNCAEVHWVIRYKIKALEEYFFNVRDVRETIRGVSQAVMRTLIGDRSIDEVLTIGRTEIEQKSKEDIQKILDSYKCGIDIQTVLLKGVDPPEPVKDAFNAVNQAIQIRDRIINDAEGQKNKILPAAEGKKQQVIKEAEGYRIRRVNEATGDIKAFLAVYEEYKKAEDVTRRRLFLETMSKVIPKCEKLYIFDNEVKGFLPILDLAGEGVKK